TTGTTCAGGGTTTTGCTGAATATTATGGCTGACATCTAGCAATATTTTGCTTCTGCAGTGTCACAATGGCCATACCCTTTGTTCCACTTGTAAAACAAGAGTTCACAATAGATGCCCCACGTGTAGACAAGAGCTTGGTGACATAAGGTGTCTAGCACTAGAGAAGGTAGCTGAATCACTTGAACTGCCTTGCAAGTACTGCTCTCATGGTTGCCCTGAGATATTCCCCTACTACAGTAAACTCAAACATGAGTCACTATGTAATTTCAGACCGTACAATTGCCCATATGCTGGATCAGACTGCTCTGTTGTTGGGGACATACCTTTTCTTGTTGGTCATCTACGAGATTATCATAAGGTGGACATGCATTCTGGCTGCACATTTAACCATCGATACGTGAAGTCTAACCCCCGCGAAGTGGAAAATGCTACATGGATGTTAACTGTAAGTTATATATTGTTATCTATCTTTCTCTGATAGTTTTTAATGTAAAAGAAAAAATCAAGTTTGAAACACCTAATGTATTAGAACCCTTTTTCCTGCTCCATTTTTGTCAATTACTAAATTTTTCATTGACAAGAGGTTGCAAACATTAGACCTATGCTCGTGCAATATTGTTTCTATTGTTTTAATGACCATAAGACCTTGGCACTCGGTAAACAAAATGAGCTGTGATCTTATAATGCAAGCAAGATTTACGCATTTGTTCCTCCATTTTTTGTGCTGCATTCAAGAGTTTGTATTCCCATGTCAGACACAGAATTGCAAGTCTGATTCTTTTGATTTTTATGATACTGAAGTAATTGTCTGCTACGTCTTTTCTTGTTAGGTCTTTCACTGTTTTGGTCAGTATTTCTGTCTCCATTTTGAAGCCTTCCAGCTTGGGATGGCTCCTGTTTACATGGCGTTTTTGCGTTTCATGGGGGATGAGACAGAAGCACAAAACTACAGTTACAGCCTCGAGGTTGGAGGAAATGACCGAAAGCTTATCTGGGAGGGCAACCCTCGAAGCATCCGGGATAGCCACAAGAAGGTCAGAGACAGCCATGATGGCCTTATAATTCAACGAAACATGGCACTCTTCTTTTCAGGAGGAGACAAGAAAGAACTCAAGTTGCGAGTTACAGGGCGTATATGGAAAGAACAGCAGAACCCAGAAAGTGGGAATTGCATACCACTCTGCACTTAACCTGGTCtgaatctctctctctcccatatGTGCCATGAACACTAAATGTTATTAGTGATTCTGGACACGATTCATTTGTTTCATTTACATTGCTATGGTATATAGTCTGTGAAGCTTCGAGTTTTCCTCACCTGAAATATGGAACTTGCCCGTACGATGCTGTGCAATTCCATATACATAAATATGTATACGCTTGTGTATAACAGTGTGGAAGATGAGTCAATTTACTGTCAGTATAAGTAGGTAGTTGAAACACAGGAAATCTACTGACTCAGAATATGAGTCCATCTTTCCATGAAAGAAACAGAAGAAATTTTCGTGGGCAAAACTGCCCCGTTGAAAGTAAGTTTATTTGTGAAAATGATTTCTTAATATAAAAGATATCATATACTTCTTCGCTTCATTTTTCTATCTGTTCGTTCATCCAAAGTTGATTTTCTAAAACATACTAaacctttaattattttttatttcttgttgATTTGTACCCGTTCTACCTAATtgttttttataaatttatatatttcttGTTGATTTATACCAGCTCTCTCAAAACTATTGCTAAGCCCCATGTTAGAAAATTTTCTAACCAATTAGTATTTTTAGAGTCTGAAATTATATAGAATTtataactaatgatattttatttaagaGTTATTTATATTATTAGGTCTAATAATCATATGTAATTTCgaaacaatttatatttgattaAAATGATTACATTAGTATATCAATAAACATTAAAAAGAAAcgctaattttctttttatccataaccattattttcattaaaagtaATACACGACTCAATGTTTCAATCTCATTTCATTAGTATAGTTGTTGTTTTCTCAAGACTAAAAATAAGTATATCCTTactaatttataatttatttgtattattcttCAATTTTCCTTGGCTAGTTGAACTTTTTTATGCTCTACTAATAAAGCGacaacaaatatatttatataatattagaaAATATGAATCTTAGCATGACAGATTTTCagaaaaaaaattaacacgaGTTTATTGAAtatcaaaatattataatttttcttCTGTGGATATTATGGTCTAATCTTAGCACCCATTTCCCTTGGAAAGCTCAAAATCAAAGCTAAACCCACATATCATACTTGATTAGGCATTATTTCATCTCTCCAAACAAGTATATTATTGTTTAGTTGTTTATTATTTAATGAAATTCCTAATAAAATTATAATGAtgtaaaattttatattattttgggacTTAGTTTACAATTATTtgttttttaagatttttttttttcaaaataaatattattttaaaccCAAAAATAAGTACAATTTACTATTTTTGTAACACTAACATTAATTACACAGAATTTCAGTAAAACGAATTAATTTTAGGGAGTTATTTGTCAAATACATTAGCAAATTTTGGTATATTTAAAAAACatctataaaataataattagcaCAACGTCATTAACAATGACTTTTCGATTATTTAGCTCTTGATTAAGAGCTAAATAATCACAACTTAAAATCTTTAGAAGATAAAATGTGTAAATTTAAAAACAATTAGAAATGAGCAGTGAAAACATGCTAAAGCAAGTATATgagctttaaaaaaaaaagtatatgagCACAAATGCAAACAAAATAGtagattttaattttttagattcAAGATCATAAGAATCTAAAATAGACtgaatataaattaataataataaaaaagaacaTGAAAATAACAAAATAAGGAAAATGTAATAGCTCAAAACTTGTACAAGTTAAAAACAAATGAGCATAAACAAGTACCATTTTGGGaacaaaaaaaactcaaaaataacAAAATGAGGATTGGAGATATCATCAGCTTATTAGAAGTTACCAAACCTTCAGTTCCTAATAACTTCGAAAGTTTGAATTTCACTTTTAAATTAAACGTACCCACATCAATGAAATGACAATATTGGATCGCATCGAAAAGAAAATGTTAACAAAGAGAAAAGTAATGcaattagatatttttttttgaaCAACAAATGCAATTAGATTTTAAGAACTATTAAGAGAGAAGAAAAACAATCAATGCTAACTGAAAAAGtgaacataaaataatagaaaaaccAAATAAACCAAAACCTAATATAGTCATTACAAAGAAACAATGCACAATGATATGTAATCCAAACTTTAGAATTTAACAAATAGCATAAAAGCATCATCGTGTTTTAAAATGAACAAAGAAAGAGAACTAAGCTCTTCATATaatgatatatacatatatcacataaaatgaAAATTAAAGGTAATATGCACACAAACATTACAC
This genomic interval from Humulus lupulus chromosome 8, drHumLupu1.1, whole genome shotgun sequence contains the following:
- the LOC133797494 gene encoding E3 ubiquitin-protein ligase SINAT3, with amino-acid sequence MMESESIETVVSSDVFDEDAIPSRSHHQFVSVPKSQNGSNNPATTSVHELLECPVCTNSMYPPIHQCHNGHTLCSTCKTRVHNRCPTCRQELGDIRCLALEKVAESLELPCKYCSHGCPEIFPYYSKLKHESLCNFRPYNCPYAGSDCSVVGDIPFLVGHLRDYHKVDMHSGCTFNHRYVKSNPREVENATWMLTVFHCFGQYFCLHFEAFQLGMAPVYMAFLRFMGDETEAQNYSYSLEVGGNDRKLIWEGNPRSIRDSHKKVRDSHDGLIIQRNMALFFSGGDKKELKLRVTGRIWKEQQNPESGNCIPLCT